In a single window of the Cucumis melo cultivar AY chromosome 11, USDA_Cmelo_AY_1.0, whole genome shotgun sequence genome:
- the LOC103490470 gene encoding probable flavin-containing monooxygenase 1 — translation METKKVAVVGAGLSGLIACKLILSKGLTPIVFEAKDVIGGLWNDTIESTVLQTRRQMFELSDFPWPKSVTEEYPRYDQVLDYLKSYAEHFGLFKYIRLNTKVLSIEYEGFSDEEINSWTYWSGSGNAFSERSKWKLSLVDARTNLPLQEEVVDFVVLCTGKFGDIPNIPKFPPNGGPKAFRNGKALHYIEYAALDFDNATKLAKDKRIAVVGFQKSALELIREFTNLIGTSKPCTLIYKTEYWNPPDGQPWGIHIDYLFASRFAELLIHKPNEGFLLYLLAMLLAPIRWLITKLVEFHVRRKTKMDKYGMVPKHSILQDVTSCRYAVLPERFYERVEEGSIVLKKAPSFSFCEEGIMIEGETKPIPLDLVILATGYRGDLKYKNIFASSTFRDYMNFGDAALPLYRLCIHPRIPQVAVIGLTESISNLYTSEIRCRWLVEFLAGTFKLPSIKEMEKDIENWERCLKLYSGESYWRGCIGMLHHHYNDQVCKDIGWNPRRKKGFFANLFVPHRPTDYASPDNW, via the exons ATGGAAACAAAGAAAGTGGCGGTCGTGGGTGCTGGATTAAGCGGACTAATAGCTTGCAAATTAATTTTATCCAAAGGATTAACCCCAATTGTGTTCGAAGCTAAAGACGTGATTGGTGGCCTTTGGAATGACACCATTGAGTCGACGGTATTACAAACGCGTAGACAAATGTTTGAGCTCTCCGATTTTCCTTGGCCGAAATCGGTGACAGAAGAATACCCAAGGTATGATCAAGTTCTTGATTACCTCAAATCTTACGCCGAACATTTTGGATTGTTTAAGTATATCAGACTCAACACAAAAGTCTTAAGCATCGAATACGAAGGATTCTCCGATGAGGAGATCAATAGTTGGACTTATTGGAGTGGCTCTGGCAACGCTTTTTCTGAACGGAGTAAATGGAAGCTCAGTCTCGTTGATGCTCGAACTAATCTTCCACTCCAG GAGGAGGTGGTAGATTTCGTAGTACTCTGCACAGGAAAATTCGGCGACATTCCAAATATCCCGAAATTCCCTCCCAATGGCGGCCCTAAAGCTTTCAGAAACGGTAAAGCTCTTCATTATATAGAATATGCGGCCTTGGATTTCGACAATGCTACGAAGCTTGCCAAGGACAAGAGAATTGCCGTCGTTGGTTTTCAAAAGTCTGCGTTGGAGCTTATCAGAGAATTCACCAATTTAATTG GCACTAGCAAACCCTGCACTTTGATTTACAAAACTGAGTATTGGAACCCTCCCGATGGTCAACCATGGGGGATTCATATCGATTATCTTTTCGCAAGCCGATTTGCCGAGCTTCTGATTCATAAACCTAACGAGGGTTTCCTTCTCTATCTCCTCGCCATGCTTCTTGCCCCAATT AGATGGTTGATCACGAAGTTGGTGGAATTCCACGTGAGGAGGAAGACAAAAATGGACAAATACGGGATGGTGCCAAAACATAGCATTTTACAGGACGTCACTTCATGTAGATACGCAGTATTGCCTGAGAGATTCTACGAaagagtggaggaaggaagtaTAGTTTTGAAGAAAGCACCAAGTTTCAGCTTCTGTGAAGAGGGTATCATGATCGAAGGAGAAACCAAACCGATTCccttagatttggtcattttgGCTACTGGATATAGAGGTGATTTGaagtataaaaatatttttgctTCCTCTACTTTTCGGGATTACATGAATTTTGGTGATGCAGCACTTCCTCTATACAG GCTATGTATTCATCCCAGAATCCCACAAGTAGCCGTGATTGGACTTACAGAAAGCATTTCGAACTTGTACACCTCAGAGATAAGGTGTCGATGGTTGGTGGAGTTTCTTGCCGGTACATTCAAGCTACCAAGCATCAAGGAGATGGAGAAGGACATAGAAAACTGGGAGAGGTGTCTAAAGCTTTACTCAGGAGAGTCTTATTGGCGAGGTTGCATTGGCATGTTGCATCATCATTACAATGATCAAGTGTGCAAAGACATAGGGTGGAACCCCAGAAGGAAGAAGGGCTTCTTTGCTAACTTGTTTGTCCCTCATCGCCCTACAGACTATGCCTCCCCTGATAATTGGTAA